One genomic segment of Actinoplanes ianthinogenes includes these proteins:
- the pstC gene encoding phosphate ABC transporter permease subunit PstC, with product MGDYPSRSVNATAGDLGVTPRHARGAGSGVSPSSYEEPPFGGGGALPKKSRFSMETGFRGLSTAAGAMVLVIIVAIAVFLVSKAIPALSADKENFLTYNRWSPNAENPAFGIAVLAFGTLLSSVIALIVAVPIALGIALFLSHYAPRRLATPLGFAIDLLAAVPSVVFGLWGRDVFQEPVREFSVWLNHYFGWLPIFGGEGPFGQSIMLGGLVLAIMVLPIVTSLSREVFQQTPAMNEEAALALGATKWEMIRTAVLPYGKPGVIAAVMLGLGRALGETIALALTLGITWEISFNLIQTGGNSIAANIANSFGEANDIGRGALIASGLVLFAITLVVNMTARAIIYRRREFRDSAA from the coding sequence ATGGGTGACTATCCCTCCCGCTCGGTGAACGCCACCGCCGGCGACCTGGGTGTGACTCCTCGTCACGCCCGGGGCGCCGGCTCCGGCGTGTCCCCGAGCAGTTACGAAGAGCCCCCGTTCGGCGGTGGCGGTGCCCTGCCGAAGAAGTCCCGGTTCTCGATGGAGACCGGCTTCCGCGGCCTCTCCACGGCCGCGGGCGCGATGGTGCTGGTCATCATCGTCGCGATCGCCGTCTTCCTGGTCTCGAAGGCGATCCCGGCGCTCAGCGCCGACAAGGAGAACTTCCTCACCTACAACCGGTGGAGCCCGAACGCCGAGAACCCGGCCTTCGGCATCGCCGTCCTGGCCTTCGGCACCCTGCTGTCGTCGGTCATCGCGCTGATCGTCGCGGTGCCGATCGCGCTGGGCATCGCGCTGTTCCTGTCGCACTACGCCCCGCGCCGGCTGGCCACGCCGCTCGGTTTCGCGATCGACCTGCTCGCCGCCGTGCCCAGTGTGGTCTTCGGCCTCTGGGGCCGCGACGTGTTCCAGGAGCCGGTCCGGGAGTTCTCGGTCTGGCTGAACCACTACTTCGGCTGGCTGCCGATCTTCGGCGGCGAGGGCCCGTTCGGCCAGTCGATCATGCTCGGTGGCCTGGTGCTGGCGATCATGGTGCTGCCGATCGTCACCTCGCTGTCCCGGGAGGTCTTCCAGCAGACCCCGGCGATGAACGAGGAGGCCGCGCTGGCGCTCGGCGCGACCAAGTGGGAGATGATCCGCACCGCCGTGCTGCCGTACGGCAAGCCCGGCGTGATCGCCGCCGTGATGCTCGGCCTGGGCCGCGCACTCGGCGAGACCATCGCGCTGGCGCTGACCCTCGGCATCACCTGGGAGATCTCGTTCAACCTGATCCAGACCGGCGGCAACTCGATCGCCGCGAACATCGCCAACTCCTTCGGCGAGGCGAACGACATCGGCCGGGGCGCCCTGATCGCCTCGGGTCTGGTCCTGTTCGCCATCACTCTGGTGGTCAACATGACGGCGCGGGCGATCATCTACCGCCGTCGCGAGTTCCGGGACAGTGCCGCATGA
- the pstS gene encoding phosphate ABC transporter substrate-binding protein PstS, producing MKFQRSGLVAGIALTATIALTACGSDNADKGSDTGAAAPSAGTCAGGTLAAQGSSAQKNAMDEWIKAYTAACSDAKIDYQGTGSGAGVKAFISGLADFAGSDSALKDDEQPQADTKCGSPALNLPMVTGPIAVVYNVQGVDGLQLSSATIAKIFSGKITKWDDAAIKAENADAKLPSATIESVHRSDESGTTDNFTKYLSKTAEAVWTFDHAKAWAAPGGTGAKGSDGIASKVKGTPNTISYVELSFAENSDLQKAKIKNGAGEYTELTPEAAGKTIEGATVKGTGDDLKLDIDYSTKTAGAYPIVLATYEIVCTKYADAAKGKAVQGFLKYTSSAEGQKKLADLGYAPLPETVRAKVAASVGKLS from the coding sequence GTGAAGTTCCAGCGGTCCGGTCTTGTTGCCGGCATTGCTTTGACTGCGACCATCGCGCTCACCGCGTGCGGCTCGGACAACGCCGACAAGGGCTCGGACACCGGCGCCGCGGCGCCGTCCGCGGGCACCTGTGCCGGTGGCACCCTGGCGGCTCAGGGCTCGAGCGCTCAGAAGAACGCCATGGACGAGTGGATCAAGGCGTACACCGCGGCCTGTTCCGACGCCAAGATCGACTACCAGGGCACCGGTTCCGGCGCCGGCGTCAAGGCCTTCATCTCGGGCCTGGCCGACTTCGCCGGCTCCGACTCGGCCCTGAAGGACGACGAGCAGCCCCAGGCCGACACCAAGTGCGGCTCGCCGGCGCTCAACCTCCCGATGGTCACCGGCCCGATCGCCGTGGTCTACAACGTGCAGGGCGTCGACGGCCTCCAGCTGTCGTCCGCCACCATCGCGAAGATCTTCTCCGGCAAGATCACCAAGTGGGACGACGCGGCGATCAAGGCGGAGAACGCGGACGCCAAGCTCCCGTCGGCCACCATCGAGTCGGTGCACCGCTCGGACGAGTCCGGCACCACCGACAACTTCACCAAGTACCTCAGCAAGACCGCCGAGGCGGTCTGGACCTTCGACCACGCCAAGGCGTGGGCGGCCCCGGGCGGCACCGGCGCCAAGGGCTCGGACGGCATCGCCTCCAAGGTCAAGGGCACCCCGAACACCATCTCCTACGTCGAGCTGTCCTTCGCGGAGAACAGCGACCTGCAGAAGGCCAAGATCAAGAACGGCGCCGGTGAGTACACCGAGCTGACCCCCGAGGCGGCCGGCAAGACGATCGAGGGCGCGACGGTCAAGGGCACCGGCGACGACCTGAAGCTGGACATCGACTACAGCACCAAGACGGCCGGCGCCTACCCGATCGTCCTGGCGACCTACGAGATCGTCTGCACCAAGTACGCGGACGCTGCCAAGGGCAAGGCGGTTCAGGGCTTCCTGAAGTACACCTCCTCCGCCGAGGGCCAGAAGAAGCTCGCGGACCTGGGCTACGCGCCGCTGCCCGAGACGGTTCGCGCCAAGGTCGCGGCCTCGGTCGGCAAGCTTTCCTGA